TGATATCAACGAGATCATGGGATTTGGCGTCATGATGACACCAGGCCTGGCTGTGGACGGTGAGGTAAAGGTGGCGGGTAAAATACCCGACGTGGATGAGATTAAAAAAATGTTAATGTAAACCC
The candidate division KSB1 bacterium DNA segment above includes these coding regions:
- a CDS encoding thioredoxin family protein; this encodes MKKLQILGTGCPKCKKLTELTEQAAKELGIAYEIDKVTDINEIMGFGVMMTPGLAVDGEVKVAGKIPDVDEIKKMLM